Proteins encoded together in one Thermoplasmata archaeon window:
- the rpsJ gene encoding 30S ribosomal protein S10, producing MTQKARIALSGCDAEKVDSVCLKIKEIAQRTGVAIKGPIPLPTKRLVVPVRKGPDGRGTSTIDRWEMRVHKRLIDLDADERALRLLMRLPVPDGVHIEIVLKSEA from the coding sequence ATGACCCAGAAGGCTAGGATTGCATTGAGTGGCTGCGATGCTGAAAAAGTGGATAGCGTTTGCTTGAAAATCAAGGAAATTGCGCAGAGGACCGGTGTTGCAATCAAAGGGCCAATACCTTTGCCCACAAAACGACTGGTTGTGCCTGTGCGAAAGGGTCCAGATGGCAGAGGCACAAGCACAATTGATAGATGGGAAATGCGTGTCCACAAGCGTCTCATAGACCTTGACGCAGATGAGAGAGCACTGCGTTTGCTCATGCGTCTCCCAGTGCCAGATGGAGTCCACATTGAGATTGTGTTGAAATCAGAGGCATAA
- a CDS encoding Lrp/AsnC ligand binding domain-containing protein: MESVYVLIETDSGALENVVAELRKRAGVKEVNAITGPFDVIVKIETEHITEALQTIVHDIRKIKGVKSTETLVCIKL, encoded by the coding sequence ATGGAAAGTGTTTATGTGTTGATTGAGACGGACTCAGGTGCACTTGAAAATGTAGTTGCGGAACTGCGAAAGAGGGCAGGTGTAAAAGAGGTAAATGCAATTACTGGCCCCTTTGATGTGATAGTGAAAATCGAAACAGAACACATAACAGAAGCACTGCAAACCATTGTCCATGACATCAGAAAAATCAAAGGCGTAAAGAGCACTGAAACGCTTGTCTGCATAAAATTATAG
- the tuf gene encoding translation elongation factor EF-1 subunit alpha, producing MAEKPHLNLVFIGHVDHGKSTTVGRLLLDTGYIRQEEIEKYREEAEKKGKATFEFAWVMDRLKEERERGVTIDIAHRRFDTDKYYFTIIDAPGHRDFVKNMITGTSQADAAVLVVSAAEGVQEQTKEHIYLARTLGVPQMIVAVNKMDRQEVNYSEARYNEIKEEVTKYLKSVGFKMEKVQFVPISAYKDDNITKLSPNMPWYKGNTFIQCLNNLEVPPKLKDKPLRLPVQDVYSITGIGTVPVGRVETGVMKPGDKVIFMPAKVSGEVKSIEMHHESIPQAEPGDNVGFNVRGINKNDVKRGDVVGHEKDPPTVVKSFTAQIMVLNHPTVITAGYTPVFHCHTAQVACTITEIQKLLDPRTGQPIMDKEGQVEGGKVNFIKTGDGAIVKVKPTKPMVIERAKDFPPLGRFAVRDMGQTVAAGVVIDLEKA from the coding sequence ATGGCTGAAAAACCACATCTAAACCTCGTATTCATTGGTCATGTAGACCATGGGAAGTCGACAACAGTGGGCAGGCTACTGCTTGACACGGGATACATCAGGCAAGAGGAAATCGAGAAGTACAGAGAGGAAGCAGAGAAGAAAGGCAAGGCAACATTTGAATTTGCCTGGGTCATGGATCGGTTAAAGGAAGAGCGAGAAAGAGGAGTTACAATTGATATTGCACATCGGAGATTTGATACTGATAAGTACTACTTCACAATCATTGATGCACCAGGTCACAGGGACTTCGTGAAAAACATGATTACAGGGACAAGCCAGGCAGATGCAGCTGTGCTTGTAGTGAGTGCTGCAGAAGGAGTACAAGAGCAGACGAAAGAACACATCTATCTTGCTAGAACCCTCGGTGTACCCCAGATGATTGTGGCAGTGAACAAGATGGACAGACAGGAAGTGAACTACAGCGAGGCAAGGTACAATGAGATTAAAGAAGAAGTCACAAAGTACCTGAAGAGTGTTGGTTTCAAGATGGAAAAAGTCCAGTTTGTTCCGATAAGCGCTTATAAGGACGATAATATAACCAAACTCTCTCCAAATATGCCATGGTACAAGGGCAATACATTTATCCAGTGTTTGAATAACCTTGAAGTTCCACCAAAGCTCAAGGACAAACCGCTAAGGCTACCTGTACAAGACGTTTACTCAATCACAGGAATAGGGACAGTACCAGTGGGCAGAGTAGAAACAGGAGTAATGAAACCAGGCGACAAGGTTATATTCATGCCTGCAAAGGTCTCTGGCGAAGTAAAGTCCATTGAAATGCATCACGAATCCATACCACAGGCGGAACCAGGTGACAATGTAGGCTTCAATGTGAGAGGCATAAACAAGAACGATGTAAAGCGTGGAGATGTAGTTGGACACGAGAAGGATCCACCCACAGTAGTGAAGAGCTTCACAGCCCAGATAATGGTGTTGAACCACCCAACAGTGATTACCGCGGGATATACACCTGTGTTCCACTGCCATACTGCACAGGTTGCATGTACAATCACAGAAATCCAGAAACTGCTCGACCCAAGGACTGGCCAGCCAATCATGGATAAGGAAGGACAGGTAGAGGGCGGAAAAGTAAACTTCATAAAGACAGGTGATGGCGCCATCGTCAAAGTGAAACCCACAAAGCCGATGGTCATCGAGCGGGCAAAGGACTTCCCACCACTTGGCAGGTTTGCGGTCAGAGACATGGGCCAGACCGTAGCTGCTGGTGTGGTGATCGACCTCGAAAAAGCATAA
- a CDS encoding ABC transporter substrate-binding protein: MHETGRILLVWVMVSWLIVHIPHGVEGTPEMTQIGITNTLGESEIVAGSVLDIQTLNPCVADDEHTLRVLSLVYDSLAYINRTTENAEPGLAVSWESTDGLTWIVKLRENLKWHDGTNLTADDVVFTYNFILNPDAPLKTSIYFSFLKWSRIPGSTDKNESYWEAVQEVDATTVKFVLNKTVWDFGITILSLPILKKDIWKNHWDDAASWNLDHNSTTGTSKSIGSGAYKLVSWKPGIEIVLSPNREYYKSVSAGIKIVKYATYASLINAMKNMEVVLVFHPVPLDYLPDSTQVGTFSAFSYKAREITFLGFNLEKYFEGYDEGSGYEQRSSIDDPITYPIKVAGTDAGLQFRNAMGYLLPNNKIEEKYPNILSWENSLVQKGTQYYNTSIKTYTQNIDQAITLLNTGNYKDMDGDGWREDYNGRKIGHDGTVKIYIDEKATTNLQIAMWLCANLRAAGVHADTVPIQVLNIRDYDLFLCNIKTDEKFEYIYKLINSKYDYTDGITNGENLWRYRNPDTDNLTNSMLSSQGFANAIKYAQGIVSNHLPLIPICSQILYDVVDVSKVMVKPVLNESILEKHNLISMSPLNSISLEAQAIPYRINAISGSQCEVVIRVSDTVGNPVVNAEVQVKISPSNAITPDATSKTTDSNGCAFFTLGLIKILDTVQLVEIMCFLPSQNVMKKFYLLLEPFDLEINILSEPYLKGLENNTYTFVFEIMNSGVPVREAFSRVVYVSDTRIKPLIPENLSNDSGVAAFEFLITEDYFENAPVLMTFAVSLVGGNEKAYLATLVVTTAGSQEVTITASCSGIDWKTGDGQINAKVTYEGNPIGAMTVKCGIMELEGIFEIENPQQITNSQGEVIFNATLNQMPMNSRVFDYYIVVCTADYHGVMFSRSILQLPDAINIIAQPTSVNIKGESGNIVSISLKVDAEGTSVPNAWVFGWKNRADGKLALLCLPSQTNASGEAGIQIKIIGDYTDNAVLELTFRALFWGRETGCTVSVSIAKASIPVVSLSISETEIEGVAGNSVPVSVHVAKEGLPVSNVNVTLSLSSKTNLDVVPVSAVTDASGNAEFEITVTANFTKDANITVIAKAIVGLSQYSSSPAYLQIYPAGTSAEYTVTLGISDSELVGKQGAAALLTGNLKKSGVPVSGVNFTIEVTGTSDIYIEPDIYTTDANGNAYFTLTVTKNIDKDVEVILKGKVTVNGKDYFSQPVTLKIKAYEEKKTPGFDFTIAVLALVLIGGFTFMRKKDYIGKRFKA; encoded by the coding sequence ATGCACGAAACAGGACGAATTTTACTGGTTTGGGTGATGGTGAGTTGGCTGATTGTACACATTCCTCATGGTGTAGAAGGCACTCCGGAGATGACACAGATAGGAATTACTAACACACTCGGTGAAAGCGAAATTGTAGCTGGTAGTGTGCTGGACATTCAAACTCTGAACCCTTGTGTTGCGGATGATGAACACACCCTCAGAGTTCTCTCTCTGGTATACGATTCTCTTGCCTACATTAACAGAACTACAGAGAACGCAGAACCAGGGCTTGCTGTGTCCTGGGAGTCTACAGACGGGCTCACATGGATAGTGAAATTACGAGAGAATCTAAAATGGCATGATGGAACAAATCTCACCGCAGACGATGTGGTTTTTACATACAACTTTATCTTAAACCCAGATGCACCTTTAAAGACCTCTATATACTTTTCATTTCTGAAATGGAGTAGAATCCCTGGCTCTACAGACAAAAACGAGAGTTACTGGGAGGCCGTGCAGGAGGTGGATGCAACTACTGTTAAATTCGTGCTGAACAAGACCGTCTGGGATTTTGGCATTACTATTCTCTCGCTCCCAATTCTAAAAAAGGACATCTGGAAGAACCACTGGGACGACGCAGCATCTTGGAACCTTGACCATAATTCCACAACAGGTACATCCAAAAGCATTGGCAGTGGTGCCTACAAACTTGTTTCATGGAAACCAGGCATAGAGATTGTTTTATCTCCAAATAGAGAGTATTACAAGAGTGTTAGCGCAGGGATAAAGATAGTGAAATACGCCACCTATGCCTCGCTCATTAATGCTATGAAAAACATGGAGGTAGTCCTTGTTTTCCATCCAGTGCCTTTGGATTATTTGCCTGATTCTACACAAGTTGGTACATTCTCTGCCTTTTCATATAAGGCAAGAGAAATAACATTCCTGGGTTTTAACCTTGAGAAATATTTTGAAGGATATGATGAGGGTTCAGGGTATGAGCAAAGGAGCTCCATAGACGACCCTATTACCTATCCTATAAAAGTTGCTGGTACTGATGCAGGGCTCCAGTTCAGAAATGCAATGGGTTACTTGCTCCCGAACAACAAGATCGAAGAGAAATACCCCAATATCCTTTCGTGGGAAAATTCGTTAGTCCAGAAAGGAACGCAGTACTACAACACAAGCATAAAAACATACACCCAGAACATTGACCAAGCGATAACTTTACTGAACACTGGTAACTACAAAGACATGGATGGAGATGGCTGGAGAGAGGATTACAATGGTAGAAAAATTGGGCATGACGGTACTGTAAAAATTTACATAGATGAAAAGGCCACAACAAACCTCCAGATTGCAATGTGGCTTTGTGCAAATTTGAGAGCTGCAGGGGTGCATGCAGATACTGTGCCAATTCAGGTGCTTAACATAAGGGACTATGACCTCTTCCTCTGTAACATAAAAACAGATGAGAAGTTTGAATACATTTACAAGTTAATCAACAGTAAATATGATTACACGGACGGTATTACCAACGGAGAGAATCTCTGGAGATACAGAAACCCTGATACAGATAACCTTACAAACAGTATGCTATCTAGCCAGGGCTTTGCAAATGCAATAAAGTATGCCCAAGGAATTGTGTCAAACCATCTTCCCCTAATCCCAATCTGCTCCCAGATTCTGTATGATGTTGTAGATGTGAGCAAAGTAATGGTAAAGCCAGTGTTGAATGAGAGCATCCTCGAAAAACACAATCTTATATCAATGTCTCCTTTGAACAGTATTTCATTAGAGGCACAGGCGATTCCCTACAGAATAAACGCGATAAGTGGAAGCCAATGTGAGGTTGTCATCCGTGTCTCCGATACCGTAGGCAACCCTGTAGTAAATGCAGAAGTCCAGGTTAAAATTTCTCCATCCAATGCAATCACACCCGATGCCACATCCAAAACAACAGACAGCAATGGATGTGCCTTCTTTACACTGGGCTTAATAAAAATACTAGATACAGTACAGCTTGTGGAGATTATGTGCTTTCTCCCGAGCCAGAATGTAATGAAAAAGTTCTATCTACTTCTTGAACCTTTTGATCTGGAAATAAACATCCTTTCTGAGCCGTATTTGAAAGGGCTTGAAAACAACACATACACATTTGTATTTGAGATTATGAACTCAGGGGTTCCTGTTAGAGAAGCATTCAGCAGAGTGGTCTATGTCTCTGATACAAGGATTAAACCGTTGATTCCTGAGAATTTGAGCAACGATTCAGGTGTTGCCGCATTTGAATTTTTGATCACTGAAGATTATTTTGAGAATGCGCCAGTTCTAATGACATTTGCAGTGTCTCTTGTTGGTGGCAATGAGAAGGCATACTTAGCAACACTGGTTGTCACAACCGCTGGCTCTCAAGAGGTGACAATAACTGCATCATGTTCTGGTATTGACTGGAAAACAGGAGATGGGCAGATAAATGCTAAGGTAACTTATGAAGGCAATCCCATAGGTGCAATGACTGTGAAATGTGGAATAATGGAACTTGAGGGCATTTTTGAAATAGAGAATCCCCAGCAAATCACAAACAGTCAAGGAGAAGTAATATTCAATGCCACACTTAATCAGATGCCAATGAACTCAAGGGTCTTTGACTATTACATTGTGGTGTGCACCGCAGATTACCATGGTGTGATGTTTTCGAGAAGTATACTTCAGCTTCCAGATGCAATAAATATAATTGCCCAGCCGACTTCAGTAAATATTAAGGGAGAAAGTGGGAACATTGTTTCTATCAGTTTGAAGGTAGATGCTGAGGGTACATCCGTCCCGAATGCATGGGTGTTTGGCTGGAAAAATAGAGCTGACGGAAAGCTCGCTCTTCTGTGTCTTCCATCCCAGACAAATGCAAGTGGTGAGGCAGGCATCCAAATCAAGATAATTGGGGACTACACCGATAATGCCGTACTCGAATTGACATTTAGAGCGTTATTCTGGGGACGAGAAACAGGATGCACGGTGAGCGTGAGCATTGCAAAGGCATCAATCCCTGTTGTGTCACTTTCAATTTCAGAGACGGAGATAGAAGGCGTAGCTGGAAACTCAGTACCTGTGAGTGTGCATGTTGCTAAGGAAGGACTCCCAGTATCTAACGTAAATGTCACACTCTCGTTAAGCAGCAAGACGAATTTAGATGTTGTACCTGTCTCTGCTGTCACAGATGCTAGTGGAAACGCAGAATTTGAAATCACAGTAACTGCCAATTTCACGAAGGATGCAAATATAACAGTAATAGCAAAGGCAATTGTGGGTCTGAGCCAGTACTCTAGTAGTCCCGCTTATCTTCAAATTTATCCAGCTGGAACTAGTGCAGAATACACTGTAACCCTTGGTATTTCTGACAGTGAACTTGTAGGGAAGCAGGGTGCAGCAGCATTACTTACTGGCAATCTGAAAAAGAGTGGGGTACCTGTATCTGGTGTGAACTTTACAATAGAGGTAACTGGAACCTCAGATATCTACATCGAGCCCGACATTTACACTACTGATGCAAATGGAAATGCATATTTCACCCTCACTGTAACAAAAAACATTGATAAGGATGTAGAAGTCATACTCAAGGGTAAGGTTACTGTAAATGGTAAGGATTACTTTTCACAGCCAGTTACATTGAAAATTAAGGCATATGAAGAGAAGAAAACACCAGGATTTGACTTTACAATTGCGGTGCTTGCTCTGGTCTTAATTGGGGGCTTCACATTCATGAGAAAAAAAGATTATATAGGTAAACGATTTAAGGCATAA
- the artA gene encoding archaeosortase A, producing MYLLVLYLLLFVSLGCFGVGCFSKKKLRYKARIAGYIIFGLYWLFYTPHYFYIHDYLPMFLSGTAILGFGFLAYNEYISFRMEEKNESMEFLAKLIFGAGVAYYVIDCIPGISAILIQIVTEQSVWFANALFMNGVTTGGLNYLGNSQFIRSNFEEIYMEVVWNGKNVVNIVLACTGIQAIVVDVFAVLATSSSLKRKCMCIGITIPVIYFVNAIRNAIVIYCTATNYSWFSGVTGFEFAHNFVGKVISFSTLFILTLLMFKILPDFYEKIIGIVELFKRVKNYRNRNSGSHKTITF from the coding sequence ATGTATTTGCTTGTTCTCTACCTTCTGCTCTTTGTTTCTCTCGGTTGTTTTGGTGTCGGTTGCTTCTCAAAAAAGAAGCTGAGATACAAAGCAAGGATTGCGGGATATATTATTTTTGGTCTTTACTGGCTCTTCTATACACCTCATTACTTCTACATCCACGACTATCTACCAATGTTTCTCTCAGGAACCGCAATTCTGGGTTTTGGCTTTCTCGCCTACAATGAATACATTTCGTTCCGCATGGAAGAGAAAAATGAAAGCATGGAGTTCTTAGCGAAACTGATTTTCGGTGCGGGAGTGGCATATTATGTGATTGATTGCATCCCTGGTATCAGTGCAATTCTAATTCAGATCGTCACAGAGCAGAGTGTCTGGTTCGCAAATGCACTGTTCATGAATGGAGTCACAACAGGAGGATTAAATTATCTCGGCAACTCCCAGTTCATTCGTAGCAATTTTGAGGAAATTTACATGGAAGTGGTTTGGAACGGCAAGAATGTAGTGAACATTGTTCTTGCTTGCACTGGAATTCAGGCGATCGTTGTGGATGTGTTTGCGGTGCTTGCCACCTCCTCAAGCTTGAAAAGAAAATGCATGTGCATTGGAATCACAATTCCAGTAATCTACTTCGTGAACGCAATTAGAAATGCAATTGTGATTTACTGCACCGCAACAAATTATTCTTGGTTTTCTGGTGTCACTGGCTTTGAGTTCGCTCATAATTTTGTCGGCAAAGTCATAAGTTTTTCTACCCTTTTCATTCTTACCCTTTTAATGTTTAAAATTCTGCCCGATTTTTACGAGAAAATCATAGGAATTGTAGAGCTTTTCAAGCGTGTGAAAAACTACAGAAACAGAAACTCTGGCTCTCACAAAACCATTACCTTTTAA
- a CDS encoding GNAT family N-acetyltransferase → MDLKSHFQKIENFYGEYMLLAGCIVVMGNAMDGGFLVDKDEIYPFGNPETFESALRIIKRRKNLFFAAVNEDYVGIIERNFPWLKRRDSFFYTVTREDFRGRKRHECVQLKKDAAGTIAKFWGGDKRYIRSRIERYPAFGIYDKKKLVAWVGIHNLTTRIGIMGFLHVLEDFRGRGLAESVSTCLAEEIFRTGRIVGIHIWTDNEPSKNLAKKLGFEKRCIHSWFWCERN, encoded by the coding sequence ATGGACCTGAAATCGCACTTCCAGAAAATTGAGAATTTTTATGGAGAGTACATGCTTCTAGCGGGCTGTATAGTTGTGATGGGGAACGCAATGGATGGAGGTTTTCTTGTTGACAAAGACGAAATTTATCCATTTGGGAATCCCGAAACTTTTGAAAGTGCGCTTAGAATTATAAAACGCAGAAAAAACCTTTTTTTTGCTGCAGTGAACGAGGATTATGTTGGAATTATTGAAAGAAATTTTCCATGGTTAAAACGTAGAGATTCATTTTTCTATACTGTAACAAGAGAAGATTTTAGAGGGAGAAAGAGACATGAATGTGTGCAGCTGAAAAAAGATGCAGCGGGCACAATCGCAAAATTCTGGGGAGGCGATAAGAGATACATTAGGAGCAGAATTGAGCGTTATCCTGCGTTTGGAATTTACGATAAGAAAAAGCTTGTGGCTTGGGTAGGTATCCACAATCTCACAACGAGAATTGGAATAATGGGCTTTCTCCATGTGCTTGAGGACTTCAGAGGCAGAGGTCTGGCTGAGAGCGTGAGTACCTGCCTTGCCGAGGAAATTTTCAGAACTGGGAGAATAGTAGGAATCCATATTTGGACTGACAATGAACCTTCAAAAAATTTAGCCAAAAAGCTTGGATTTGAGAAGCGATGCATACATTCTTGGTTCTGGTGTGAAAGAAACTAA
- a CDS encoding 4Fe-4S binding protein — protein sequence MPAKVDLDLCVGCGSCEESCPEGAITLNSHAKIDAGRCVECGTCVEACPQGAISII from the coding sequence ATGCCTGCAAAAGTTGATTTGGACCTTTGTGTGGGCTGTGGGAGCTGTGAGGAGAGTTGCCCTGAGGGTGCGATTACACTTAATTCTCATGCGAAGATTGATGCAGGCAGATGCGTCGAATGTGGCACATGTGTAGAGGCATGTCCACAGGGAGCTATTTCAATTATTTGA
- a CDS encoding methyltransferase domain-containing protein — protein sequence MRAEEWDEFFIYQASWGKEARKFVYRHTDLFNAKNVLELGCGTGVITQEIAERTEAKVTAIDINNAFLEIAKKRVKARNVEFQEMDAHALELPDEFFDGIYFANFLLWVKEPDKVFSEIVRVLKPSGYVGILSEPDYGGRVDYPCEGIWEKVVVKLKEGGADPFIGRKLRELCRNRGLEVKLDALQGMFTPEEIGRCYDFEAKFADVPKEMLVEAKKAVNQGFAFLLVPVVYGYGWKGR from the coding sequence GTGAGAGCTGAGGAATGGGATGAATTTTTTATTTACCAGGCAAGCTGGGGAAAAGAAGCCAGAAAGTTTGTTTACAGGCATACAGACCTCTTCAACGCCAAGAATGTGCTTGAACTTGGTTGCGGCACAGGTGTAATCACGCAGGAAATTGCAGAAAGAACAGAGGCAAAAGTTACAGCCATAGATATAAACAATGCATTTCTTGAGATTGCAAAAAAGCGTGTAAAGGCGAGAAATGTGGAGTTTCAGGAGATGGATGCCCATGCTCTTGAGCTTCCTGATGAATTTTTTGATGGAATTTATTTTGCAAATTTTTTGCTCTGGGTAAAAGAGCCAGATAAGGTTTTTTCAGAAATTGTCAGGGTTTTAAAACCATCTGGCTATGTGGGGATTCTTTCAGAGCCCGACTATGGTGGCAGGGTGGACTATCCATGTGAAGGCATCTGGGAAAAAGTGGTTGTGAAACTGAAGGAAGGAGGGGCAGACCCTTTCATCGGGAGAAAGTTGAGGGAACTCTGCAGAAACCGTGGGCTTGAGGTGAAACTGGATGCATTGCAGGGCATGTTCACACCCGAGGAAATCGGGAGATGCTATGATTTTGAAGCTAAATTTGCTGATGTGCCTAAGGAAATGTTAGTTGAAGCAAAGAAGGCAGTGAATCAAGGATTTGCGTTTTTGCTTGTACCAGTGGTCTATGGGTATGGGTGGAAGGGCAGATAA